The genomic stretch CAGTAGCGTGTTCCAAGGCGTGAACCTGACGCAGAAGGAGAATTTCTTTTAGTCCAGGAACAAAGTTAAATTTGGCGAGTAGATCGCTGTCTTGATTGGGTTGGGGAGTTGGTTCCCGAAACTCCCAGAAATTGCTAGAAATAGAAGCAGCATTATTCATAAATTTTCTCAATATTCATTAGCTACAGGGCTGCCCTCAATTTGGCACTCAACTTTGGCACTCGCTACGATCGAGCAAGGAAATGATTATTTCAACTGTAGCGTTCCTGACAGCAACTAACGGCAAATCTTTATTTTGCGTCTATTACACCTAGTGTGTTTTTCTCATCGTGTTATTTTTATTCGTTTTGGTTTTGCGGAAAAGGTAAAGAACAACAGTTAACATCATCAAGACAAACTTTTCCCCACTGCAAAGCCCAGCGCACTAATGCCACGCGGTTATCAGTGGAAGTTTTGTTAAGGATGTTACTAATATGGTTATCGACAGTTCTTTTACTTATTTCTAGTTTTTGTGCAATTTCGAGATTAGTCAAGCCAGCAGCTACTAGCTCGATAATTTGCAATTCTCGATCGGAAAGAGATGCCGGGGTATTTACATCGCCACCAGCCATAGGTAATGTGTCCCTTAGTATATGTACTTAGTCTACCTTCAATTGTAAAAGATACTCCGCCAAGCTACCTCATTCAAATCGGAGATATGTGTCTTTTTTGATACCTTTACTAGAGGAACTGAAGACTGAATTGATGGGATGATGAGATCGCGAAGTTTCTCGCTCAGCAAAAAGCGAGCTTTGCTTGACAAAAATAAAAGAATGTGATAATGAAATAATTTAATCTTCGCTGGTAACAAACTGAGAAACTCCTCTAGCGATCGATAACAAATGAGAAACGATCCAGGAGCGATCGCCTACGAACTAGATTCTGTAGAAGGTGTGTGTAATTGTTACCGCAGGCGAAGCACAAGTTAATTCTGGAGAAATGTAGCATCTTTACGTCTCTATCAAACTAAAATCTAACATCATTAGATTATTGTTGATAAGCCACATAAACAGCCTCCAAAAATTGTGTCGCCGTAACTCTTTCGGGAATAACTTCCAAACCAATAATATCTTTCACTTGATAAGCTAACTGTCTCGCTTTCTCAATTCTAGCTGGCGGTGTCATTATTTTTCTTCGCTGCAAATACTC from Oscillatoria salina IIICB1 encodes the following:
- the pedR gene encoding photosynthetic electron transport-dependent transcriptional regulator PedR gives rise to the protein MAGGDVNTPASLSDRELQIIELVAAGLTNLEIAQKLEISKRTVDNHISNILNKTSTDNRVALVRWALQWGKVCLDDVNCCSLPFPQNQNE